In Paraburkholderia flava, one genomic interval encodes:
- a CDS encoding dihydrofolate reductase, with product MTTLTLIVARARNGVIGRDNQLPWRLPEDLAFFKRTTMGAPLIMGRKTHESIGRPLPGRRNIVVTRDAKRRFQGCDAATSLDDALALAATDHAPEAFLIGGAQLYVEGLQHADKLIVTEISADFDGDATFPAPDPQDWEETAHETHRAHAPNEFDYAFVTYKRKVR from the coding sequence ATGACGACGCTCACGCTGATCGTCGCCCGCGCGCGTAACGGTGTGATCGGCCGCGACAACCAGTTGCCCTGGCGACTGCCCGAAGATCTCGCGTTCTTCAAGCGCACGACGATGGGCGCGCCGCTGATCATGGGCCGCAAGACGCACGAGTCGATCGGCCGGCCGCTGCCGGGCCGGCGCAATATCGTCGTTACGCGCGATGCGAAGCGCCGCTTTCAGGGCTGCGATGCTGCGACGAGCCTCGACGACGCGCTCGCGCTCGCCGCGACCGATCATGCGCCCGAGGCGTTTCTGATCGGCGGCGCACAGCTTTATGTCGAAGGATTGCAGCACGCGGACAAGCTGATCGTCACCGAGATTTCCGCCGACTTCGACGGCGATGCGACGTTCCCGGCGCCGGATCCGCAGGACTGGGAAGAAACGGCGCACGAGACGCATCGTGCGCACGCGCCGAATGAATTCGATTACGCGTTCGTGACGTATAAGCGCAAGGTTCGCTGA